The genomic interval GCTTTGTGGAACAGCGATGGGGAAATCGCCAAACAGGAGTCGGCCACTTTCTTTTTCTCGGTTTTACGCACAGTCCTCCTGATCCGGAACCGGGCCGCTTTGAATATGCGTCCGTACAGAACCAGCATTAAGGTCAAAGGGATGTAAAAAGCCCCGAACGTGGAGTATATGGTGTACCAGGGGTCTTGCCTGATCTTGCATTGTTTGGGATTCGCCCTGTCCTCTGCCATGCTACCGGGCTGGGAGCGCATGACCAACATGGGGGGGACTGATATGGAGAAGCCGACAAGCCAGGTGACACTGATTAGAACCGCGGCTCTCCGCGGCGTCCTCTTCTTCATGTAGTCGATAGGCTCGGTGATGGCCCAGTACCTGTCCAGGGCGATGGCGCACAGGTGCAGGATGGATGACGTGCAACACAACACGTCCAGGGAGATGAAGATGTCGCACGGGACCTGCCCAAGCGTCCAGCTGTTCAGGACCTGGTAAAGCGCCGCCATGGGGAGCACCAGCACGGACACCATCAGGTCGGTGACCGCCAGAGAGCCGATCAAGTAGTTGGCCACATTCTGGAGGGAGCGCTCCAGCGCGATGGCCGCAACCACGCAGGCGTTCCCAAATATTGCGCACAGGATGAGCGCGCCAAGCAGGAAGGATGTGACCACCTGATAACTGAACTTCATGTCTTCATCTTCGTGTTTGCTGGTGGAGTTGTCAAAGTGGGGCCAGGCTGTGGTGTTGTTTGTGCCCTCCATGGCTGGCAGAGTTTCGGGCAGATTAAGTCACTGCGTGGAGAGCCCGGTGCTCGTGGCTGGGGGACGCCGTTCCGGGCGCATAGCGGACTGTTGGAGCTCTGAAGTGTGAGTGTCGGTTTCAGAGGGAGAATGATGCTGAGTATTTATACCTGTGATGGAAAATGCGTCATTTGTCAGTGAGGATGTTAGAGTCTCTGTGCTTTACTCGAGTCTGTTTTTGACAGCTCAGACAGAGTGACGCGGGACCGACGGAACAATCACtcaaaactttattgtcattttctgGCTCTCCGCACCGGGAAGTGGCAACTTTCACATCAGCATGCTTCCTTCAAGAGTTTCGTTTTTTTTCAAggaactttctttttcttaaattctcGTTgtaagtttatattttgttacttttcccacaaaataaacatcaatGTTCACTGCGATTTGTCagaagagcattttttttaccagtgCCTGCTGATTTCAGCACCGCAGTCAGCGAAAACTACTG from Oryzias melastigma strain HK-1 linkage group LG12, ASM292280v2, whole genome shotgun sequence carries:
- the LOC112139838 gene encoding 5-hydroxytryptamine receptor 1A-beta, encoding MEGTNNTTAWPHFDNSTSKHEDEDMKFSYQVVTSFLLGALILCAIFGNACVVAAIALERSLQNVANYLIGSLAVTDLMVSVLVLPMAALYQVLNSWTLGQVPCDIFISLDVLCCTSSILHLCAIALDRYWAITEPIDYMKKRTPRRAAVLISVTWLVGFSISVPPMLVMRSQPGSMAEDRANPKQCKIRQDPWYTIYSTFGAFYIPLTLMLVLYGRIFKAARFRIRRTVRKTEKKKVADSCLAISPSLFHKAPHGDAQGKSWKRSVEPRPLASVNGAVKHAEDGESLEIIEVHSSRGNLPLPNTPSTVPLFESRHEKATEAKRKIALARERKTVKTLGIIMGTFILCWLPFFIVALVMPFCQETCYMPRWLEDVINWLGYSNSLLNPIIYAYFNKDFQSAFKKIIKCHFCKP